The sequence CCCCGCCGCGACGCCGTCGCCTGGAACGCCATGCTCACCGCCTACGCCCGCGCCGGCCAGCCGCGCGCGGCCCTCGCGCTTTTCGCCGGCATGGGCACGCTGGACGCCTTCTCCATCACCGCAGCGCTCTCCGCGGCGGCGGCCCTCCGCTCGCCCGGCGCCGGCGCGCAGCTCCACGCCCGACTCCTCCGCATCGGCCTGCGCGCGCCGCTCCCCGTCGGCAACGCGCTCGTCGCCATGTACGCCAGGTGCGCCCGCGCGGACGACGCCGCGCGCGCCTTCCGGGAGATGCGCGACCGCAACGCGCTGTCCTGGTGCTCGCTCCTCCACGCCTACGTCGCCTCGGGCCGCATGGCGCTCGCGCGCgagctgttcgacgaaatgcccgcTGGAAGCATTAGCAGTGTTGCCTGGAACACGCTGCTCACGGGGTATTCCCGCGGTGGCAATGCCAAGCAGTGTCTGCTTCTGTTCAACGAGATGCGGGTTTCCGGACTGTCTTGCGACGATGCAACGCTCTGCATTCTGATCGACGCTTGCACGGAGCTGCGCTACCCATCCACCGGCGTTGCAGTCCACAAGATCGTTGTGCAGAGTGGCTGGAATGCAATCCCCGAAGTCAATAACTCACTTATTTCCTTCTACAGTAAGTTCAGCTTGCTAGATCAGGCCGTCAAGATCTTCGAGTCTATGGAGAGTAGAACCGTTGTGTCCTGGAATTCACTGATCGATGCATACACAAGGCTTGGCCACATTGAACAAGCTGCTGCTCTGTTTCAAAGTGCTCCTGAGACCAATGACATCTCCTGGACTTCGATGATTGGAGGTTTTGCGAGGAATGGCTATGCAGATGAGGCCCTTGCACTATTTGTCAAGATGTTGGCACACAAGCATATCCGTCCCGATGATTTCACTTTTGGGGCCGTGCTTCATGCTTGTGCTACCGCTGCTTCTCTGGCCAGTGGAAGGATGATCCATGCCTGTGCATTCCAAAGTGGTTTTGCTTCATACTTGTATGTGGCCAACAGCTTGATGGACATGTACGCCAAGTGTGGCGATGTCGAGGCTGCAGGCAATGTGTTCCATGCCATTCTTCAGAAGGACTCTGTCTCATGGAACACCATGCTGTTTGGGTTCGCGATAAATGGATGGGCAAAGGAAGCATTTACTGTGTATGAAAGGATGTTGTCCCACGATGTTTGCCCTGATGAAGTCACGTTCACAGGCCTGCTCACAGCCTGCAGCCATTCTGGGCTCCTGGAGCAAGGGAGAACCTATTTTGAGTCGATGGTGTCTGTCCATGGACTGAAGCCAACACCAGAGCATCTAGCTTGCATTCTCGACATGTATGCTAGATCAGGTAACATTGCAAAAGCCATTGAGATGCTGGACCAATACTCTGAAACAGTTCATACGCATAGCAGCGATATGCGCGAGTCTCTGCTTAGTGCCTACTCATCAGTTGACCTGGACGCAAGAATCGGAAGGAAGGTGGGGAGCAGAATGGTGTCAACGGAGCCTGTGAGAGACACTGGCTATGTGGTGCTGTCCAACTTGTTGTGCGCCACTGGACAGTGGAAGGAAGCCGAGGGGGTGAGAAGGGCCATGGCAGAGCATGGTGTCAAGAAGTCTCCTGGCTGTAGCTGGATCCACGTGAAGGGTGCTGCTAAGGTGTTTGCATCAGGTGGGCAGGAACTTGATCCATCAGATAGAATATGCGATATCATTCAGTTGTTGGATGAAGAAATGAGAAATACTATGTGTTGCGGTGCATAATTATTATCATTCGGTTTTGCGCGGCACCTTTGATGTGTGGAAGTCATCAGAGAATCACATATTGGTTAGCCATGCTCAAATATTACATGCAGGAATTGCCGTAGTAAGATGACCGGCGGCATGAAATCGAAGATGATTAGAACAGCAGCGAAAAGAAAAACGCCTAGAACGCACTGAAGCGCAGGTTGCAGTTCAGAGTGGCTGAAACACACGGCGTCTACACTGAAAAGATTGAAGAACACGTGGTTTCCAGTTTAAAAGACTAAGGATATATTTTCTGTCCTTACGGGTGATCCAATGAGTATAGGACAACCGTAGTGTCAAAATGTGAGCTAGTCAGCAGCCAAAAAGGAGATTTTCTTCTCAGTGCTCAAAACTCAAAAGACATCCATTGCAAGTCTCTGATAAATCTCTATACCAAACTTCAGTATCTGTGCAGAATTCACAGGTGTGTTGCTGGAAACCGACTCTCCTGGTCTGGGCAAAAAGCAACGTTCGGTGCTTCCTTCGTCGCTGACACAGGAGTTGCAAACGTGGAAGGATACTCATTTGCCGGCCCCTATATGTATTATGGTATTGTACATTTGAGTCTATTTATCATTGTTTGGCTACAACTTTGATAGGGCAGTTTTGGAGCGATATAGGACATGCGTCTGCGATGCGGGCTTGCTCTTGCTTGGGGGTAGTAGTGTTATGTGAGCGTTTTATACTAGCCATGTCAGAGATGGATTTGTGTAAATCATCAAATAGGGTGCTGATTTTTGGCTTGTCGGTGTGCCAGATCCATTTTGTAAGGATTAAACCCATCTGGCCTGTACTAGCAGTCGGATTCATGCCCTAAAAGGTGTAATTATTCCTAGACGGAGAAGCACTGAAGGTGATGAATTATTCTTTCAGTGGAAGGTGACATTACCGTCGATAGTGCACTGTCTTGTAAGAAGATTTATGTTTTTAGTGATGTTCTTGTCAATAATGAGCCACCTGTGGTGATATTTTTTTCGGAGGGCTGTGGTGACTTTGTCAATTTTAAGACCCAAAATTCTGTGTGCCTATTAGTTGACCAACTAGAGTTGATAAGAAGCCATTGGTATGCCAAAAGTTGGCAACCATCCAAAATAAGACCAAAGTTTTGGTCATGATAAAAATTGATAAGGTGCATATTGGCAACTCACTAAACCAAAGGTACACATACTGCTGAAATTTGGGATGGGTTTGAGGCTCATATAGCAATTTctaaaaatctctaagggcccatgtgggtttattggcactaggtgtagtgggaagtttagtcccaccctgaaagtggaagaggagttggacctccttataagggtgaTGATTtattcgtgtacctcgtggatgatactcccacttctatttcagaagtgtatgcctctccagaagctgactactggaacgATGCGGtctgtagcgagatggattccatcatggctaacgggacatgagagatcactgagcgtccctatggttgtaaaccattgggatgtaagtggatGTTCAAAAGGAAgctaggcccgatggtacgattgaaaagtacaaggctaggcttgtggccaagggctatgaccagaaagaagaggaagatttttTCGATACTTATTCACAATGTGGCTAGACTGActaccattcgagtattactctagTTGGCAGCCTCgtatggtcttctcgtccaccagatggatgttaagacggcttttctgaatggagagctaaacgaggaaatctacatgcaacagccagatggctttgtgatagatggtcaggaaagaaaggtgtgtaggttgctgaaatctttatatggcctgaagcaagcacctaagcaatggcatgataagtttaatagaACTCTGACATTTGTTGGCTTcattgttaatgaagctgacaaatgtgtatactatcgccatggtgggggcgaaggagttatactgtgcttgtatgttggtgacatactgatattcggaaccaacctcaaagtcattgaggaggtcaagtcgtttctgtctcagaactttccgatgaaggaccttggtgtggttgatgttatcttgaacatcaagctactgagagataatgagagTGGTATCatacttctgcaatcccattatgttgagaaggtgttgagtctttttggatattcggactacacaccatctcaaacaccatatgatccaagcGTGTTAATTTGAAAGTTCGAAGGCACGACTAAAGATCAAcagagatactctcaaatcattggttcactcatgtacctagcgagcgcaacgaggcctgacatcacatttgctgtgagcaaacagagccgatttgtttccaaaccgggtgatgtacattggcatgttgttgagagagttatgcgctatctaaAAGGTAcgatgaactatggacttcactatactggatacccgtcggtacttgaagggtatagtgatgcgaattgaatctctgatgctgatgagatgaaggccacaactgggtatatgtttactcttggaggtggcgcggtttcctagaagtcttgcaagcaaacgatcttaacgagatcgacaatggaagcagaattaacagcattagacacatctggtgtcaaagcaggatggcttcgagatcttttgatggacttgtcattggttgataaaccggttctgactatcattatgaactgtggcaatcagactgtcatcaccaaggtgaagagttcaaaggacaacatgaagtccaacaaacacataagaatgagattaaaagctgtcagaaaattaagaaactccggagtgatagcgttcgagtatgtccatacggctaagaatctagcagatccctttacaaaagggctatcatgtgttgtgatagatagtgcgtcgagggagatgggtatgagacccatatgagttgccatggtggtaacccaacctatgtgatcggagatcccgtgaagtaggacctgggaaaacaagccagtggtgaaccgAGGAGAGTAACCACACTAACCCACTccattggagatgcaatactctctaTACGGTATTGTAGGACGACtatttgtcttaatgtgttccataGCTTATGTAAGCAatatgctatcctacagagcgatctttagAGGAACatacctatgtgagcccgactgctggtcacagtctatgagattgaggtgatctctagtaagctcatgaataggtcaggagtgtgacttatatgcttcACCCGAGGGGTCAgtcttcggcagcctagtactagtaagacatgtggtgaagcttgataacccacaagtataggggatcgtaacagttttcgaaggtagagtattcaacccaaatttattgattcgacacaaggggagccaaagaatattctcaagtattggtagctgagttgtcaattcaaccacacatggaaacttagtatctgcagcaaagtgtttagtagcaaagtaatatgatagtggtggtaacggtaacaaaagtaaagacagcaaaagtaatgtttttggtattttgtagtgattgtaacagtagcaacggaaaagtaagtaagcgagaaccagtatatggaaaactcgtaggcaccggattagtgatggataattatgccggatgtggttcatcatgtaacagtcataacatagggtgacacagaactagctccagttcatcaatgtaatgtaggcatgtattccatatatagtcatacgtgcttatggaaaagaacttgcatgacattttttgtcctaccctcccgtggcagcggggtcctattggaaactaagggatattaaggcctccttttaatagagaactggaacaaagcattatcacatagtgaatacatgaactcctcaaactatggtcatcaccgggagtgatcccgattattgtcacttcggggttgccggatcataacacatagtaggtgactatagacttgcaagataggatcaagaacacacatatattcatgaaaacataataggttcagatctgaaatcatggcactcgggccctagtgacaagcattaagcatagcaaagtcatagcaacatcaatctcagaacataatggatattagggatcaaaccctaacaaaactaactcgattacatgataaatctcatccaacccatcaccgtccagcaagcctacgatgcaattactcacgcacagcggtgagcatcatgaaattggtgatggaggatggttgatgatgaggacaacgacgaatccccctctctggagccctgaacggactccagatcagccctcccgagagagattagggcttggcggcggctccgtatcgtaaaatgcgatgatttcttctctctgattttttctccccgaaagccaatatatggagttggagttggcgtcggagggccaccagggggcccacgaggtagggggcgcgcccagggggggcgccccccaccctcgtgagcagggtgtgggccccctggtcttcatattttgcgaggatttttctttattttttctaaggtgttccgtggagtttcaggacattccgagaacttttattttctgcacataaaacaacaccgtggcagttctgctgaaaacagcgtcagtccgggttagttccattcaaatcattagagtccaaaacaagggcaaaagtgtttggaaaagtagatacgacggagacgtatcaaagcttCTTTATGCCAaattgacaattcaaggcatagtccattgttcagtagTGAaagagtgtagctacttgctccaggtgaagctcaaccttaacaggtcttcactgaaacactagtatatcaAAACATCAATTgaaacagaggacacaatgggccctcgagatctgatGGGGGATTACTGAAATTTGGGATGGGGtttaggcccatatagcaatttctggaaatctctaagggcccatgtgagTTGATtagcactaggtgtagtgggaagtttagtcccaccccggaagtggaagaggagtcggacctccttataagggtttctcttctacatgctattggagcttgagaagagaagaggccatcgcgcactcctccgccgccgcccgcctcgtcacgatgcgccgtgggttgcaggaatgagccgagctgagctcacacctacgcgcttattttttgCCAGTAACGGAgagtttctgacagctgggccatgatctgagacgtcggatcatgggctgtcacggactcggacgtgggtcgagcccacgtctctccacgcggctgcacctatataagtgtgcggtgtctcctaaccctagttgccacgaacagatcacatctgctcccaCGCGAACCGCCCACGTCGTTCCTTTGTtgttgctgccgccggtgactccatcctgtccgccgcgtacacggtcgacgggagagcaggtctcctaAACCCCATCTCTCCggttcctgtacgggagagaggcgaatatgtttttgggaagcgactacaTGACTGCTCGCCTCCGttccactacttcctctatgtccgcgtcgtcttcgtcatcaccatgtccaccgacgccgaacttATCACCGCCGAGAAGATCGTggctgacaagaaggccgccgaggatacCGCTGCTGCTGTCACCACCGGCGTGGCTTCTGCCTGGCCTACTGGAGGGCATAACACGTTTATCCCGTTTCTGTTTATTTTCGTATTAgtagtactagcagtatgtgtagatttgtctactgtttgcttagtacgtacATGTTTAAATCGAGTCAGTATGTCATCAATTCAGTCAATGTCATGCTAGTGATTTATCTATGGATTAATTTAGACGAAAAATTACCTATTTACTCAGCACATACGCTTCTTTCTCCTATAATTTATTTACATTGTTACACCAAACTTTCGTTTGGCTCAGTTCTCTCTCCCCGGACTCTAAAAGCAGTTCGTAACACTTTAGGCTTCTTCTTTACTTGTGGTGGAACTAGCCTACCGGAGTTAAAGCATAAATTTAGTATGGATGCTTTGTTCTTTTGATTCTATTTTAGATTTTCTGTTAATGTTCACTTAATGAGAGAAGATGTTCATGTCAAGACACCTATAATGACTTTAATGATCTAaatactcttatatttctttacaaagaaaGTATTTATATTTCTAGAAAGGACTTCAATATAGAGAGTATCACACATGTTTTCAGGCTATATTACAGAAAAGTGCCATTGTATACACGGAGTCGTTTGCTCGAGATGGTGTGTGAGAGAAAACATTTGTGTCCTCTCATGCATTGAAAGCAAATGATGCGCCTCCCGGGATTGCCACACCATCACCGATTTGAGATTTGCcggcgggaaaacaaaggaaagTACTTCCTAAAAAAACACTCTCGTCCATGTAAAAGACTACTTTTCCACCGGGTCTTTCGATACAGTATAGACGCAAGTGCTCACACATGCACGCATACGTtcacctctatgaacgcacacacgcacatcatACCCCTATGAACACTTTTGAGAGACTGGGTCCGCATATCATCTTAAGATAAGTCATCGTAGATACCTCATCATCGACTGGAACATCTCTTTCCACTAAAATCACATTGCCGAAAATCTTAAAATAAATTAAAAATAATGCGAACACTAGGACTTGAACGTGGTTTAGGCCCTCTATGTGGTTGGACGTTCGCCTCCTTCCACGGTTGACTGGTTTTGACTGAGCGTTACATGCCACGTCATCGGGTTCACCTCACCAAGACAAGTCCCGTCTCCCGAGCCCGAACCAATCCGTCCCGTGAGAGGAGCGCCGCCACTGCCCTCCGCCGCCGGCTGGCCCTCCCCGCCGCCCGCTTCCCC comes from Triticum aestivum cultivar Chinese Spring chromosome 5B, IWGSC CS RefSeq v2.1, whole genome shotgun sequence and encodes:
- the LOC123112742 gene encoding pentatricopeptide repeat-containing protein At2g36980, mitochondrial, producing the protein MSLNPQAGRAAARAAEHGAIAGLAAATSRIASHGRAGDAAAARAVFDAMPRRDAVAWNAMLTAYARAGQPRAALALFAGMGTLDAFSITAALSAAAALRSPGAGAQLHARLLRIGLRAPLPVGNALVAMYARCARADDAARAFREMRDRNALSWCSLLHAYVASGRMALARELFDEMPAGSISSVAWNTLLTGYSRGGNAKQCLLLFNEMRVSGLSCDDATLCILIDACTELRYPSTGVAVHKIVVQSGWNAIPEVNNSLISFYSKFSLLDQAVKIFESMESRTVVSWNSLIDAYTRLGHIEQAAALFQSAPETNDISWTSMIGGFARNGYADEALALFVKMLAHKHIRPDDFTFGAVLHACATAASLASGRMIHACAFQSGFASYLYVANSLMDMYAKCGDVEAAGNVFHAILQKDSVSWNTMLFGFAINGWAKEAFTVYERMLSHDVCPDEVTFTGLLTACSHSGLLEQGRTYFESMVSVHGLKPTPEHLACILDMYARSGNIAKAIEMLDQYSETVHTHSSDMRESLLSAYSSVDLDARIGRKVGSRMVSTEPVRDTGYVVLSNLLCATGQWKEAEGVRRAMAEHGVKKSPGCSWIHVKGAAKVFASGGQELDPSDRICDIIQLLDEEMRNTMCCGA